One region of Flavobacterium sp. GSB-24 genomic DNA includes:
- a CDS encoding aryl-sulfate sulfotransferase, with amino-acid sequence MIKKLLLKGSFILALLALASCSKNQDIVNINIGTHGNNELKIQIDVTTNDNVQVYAEYWSDQKGTQSKITTPISKSGLKHTLVLCNITPETNYSYQLVTVADGEKKPSKVYTFKSRKLPEWLQKQFKANCPKPELLPQNFKKGFMLLAKRETPGTVYIVDYKGNLRWYHTIEGTGFKVAHFTKEQTIISILGKNDEPTSYGSEILEINLQGDTLTHIKKGQGDLKQVLHHEIIKKSANEIVTLTVDQKIIDLTSIGGKKQDTINGDGILILDKKGKQLWKWSVFDDLDPFKDKDLLKTKKDWTHANSLNYDTDGNFLISFYNNGQIWKINSKTGKVIWKLGKGGTMKMAPDTNFSQAHAAHINQEGSLLFFDNGVDKKQSSVFALKVDEKNNAVKLDYQIKLPKDIYNDRMGSAYMIDKDAILCCCSKRHITVLTNKKGVLLWALESEIPPYRTQFIPEEKLKPFIQN; translated from the coding sequence ATGATCAAAAAACTATTACTTAAAGGAAGTTTTATTTTAGCCTTACTTGCATTGGCAAGTTGTTCTAAAAATCAGGATATAGTAAATATCAATATTGGGACTCATGGCAACAACGAATTGAAAATTCAAATCGATGTTACTACGAATGACAATGTACAGGTATATGCAGAATATTGGTCTGACCAAAAAGGAACTCAAAGCAAAATAACCACTCCTATTTCAAAATCAGGGCTTAAACATACTTTAGTTCTCTGCAATATTACTCCAGAAACGAATTATAGCTATCAGCTCGTTACAGTTGCAGACGGCGAAAAAAAGCCCAGTAAAGTCTATACTTTTAAATCGAGAAAACTTCCAGAATGGCTTCAAAAACAATTTAAAGCCAATTGCCCGAAACCAGAATTACTGCCACAAAATTTCAAAAAGGGCTTTATGCTTTTGGCAAAAAGAGAAACGCCTGGAACAGTTTATATAGTAGATTACAAAGGAAACTTAAGATGGTATCATACTATTGAAGGAACTGGGTTTAAAGTAGCTCATTTTACAAAGGAACAAACCATCATTTCTATTCTTGGCAAAAATGACGAACCAACAAGTTATGGAAGTGAAATTCTAGAAATCAACTTACAAGGAGATACTTTAACACATATCAAAAAAGGACAAGGCGATTTAAAACAAGTTCTTCACCACGAAATCATAAAAAAATCGGCTAACGAAATTGTCACTTTAACTGTTGATCAAAAAATAATCGATTTAACTTCTATTGGAGGAAAAAAACAAGATACTATCAATGGAGATGGAATTTTAATTTTAGATAAAAAAGGAAAGCAACTTTGGAAATGGAGTGTTTTTGATGATTTAGATCCCTTTAAAGATAAAGATTTACTGAAAACCAAAAAAGATTGGACTCATGCCAACAGTTTAAATTACGATACTGATGGAAATTTCCTGATCTCATTTTACAATAATGGACAAATTTGGAAGATCAATTCTAAAACTGGAAAAGTAATCTGGAAATTAGGAAAAGGAGGAACTATGAAAATGGCTCCAGATACCAATTTCTCTCAGGCGCATGCCGCACACATTAATCAAGAAGGAAGTTTATTGTTTTTTGATAATGGTGTCGACAAAAAACAGTCTTCCGTATTTGCCTTAAAAGTCGACGAAAAAAACAATGCAGTTAAACTAGATTATCAAATAAAATTACCAAAAGACATTTACAATGACAGAATGGGAAGCGCTTATATGATTGATAAAGATGCCATATTATGCTGCTGCTCGAAAAGACATATCACGGTTTTAACGAATAAAAAAGGAGTGCTTTTATGGGCATTAGAATCTGAGATTCCGCCTTATCGTACACAGTTTATTCCCGAAGAAAAATTGAAACCTTTTATTCAAAATTAG
- a CDS encoding c-type cytochrome codes for MKKIILIGLFAALPMVVFNSCNTSTSQTLAAAKTVEADDEGYITIDTSKIPDDQFGESVRYGRELMLKTAYYIGPNGKNGQYLGNKMNCTNCHQDAGTKPHAFNLMSSHDNYPQYRGRENKVLTLAERVNNCIMRPHSGKPLQLDSKEMVAFLSYFKWISKFVPKDGNFKGAKNLEIEFPDVAASPERGKALFTENCARCHGNNGEGVYNADKSGYIYPPLWGEYGYQPGSSMHRVIKQAQWLKNNMPYDKVLLGKPYLTDKEALDIAAYVNDDKIHTRPNPKTFDYPNKLGKPIDYAHSPFVDNFSEEQHKYGPYKPIIAYWKKNGWKAVY; via the coding sequence ATGAAAAAAATAATTCTAATTGGTCTATTTGCAGCATTGCCAATGGTTGTTTTCAATTCTTGCAATACTTCGACTTCACAGACATTAGCGGCAGCAAAAACAGTTGAAGCTGATGATGAAGGTTATATTACAATTGATACTTCAAAAATTCCAGACGATCAATTCGGAGAATCTGTTCGATACGGAAGAGAATTAATGCTGAAAACAGCCTATTATATTGGACCAAACGGTAAAAACGGACAATATTTGGGCAACAAAATGAATTGCACCAACTGTCACCAAGATGCCGGTACAAAACCACATGCATTCAATTTAATGTCTTCACACGATAATTATCCACAATATCGCGGGCGCGAAAACAAAGTGCTTACACTGGCAGAAAGAGTTAATAACTGCATTATGCGCCCGCATTCTGGAAAACCGCTTCAGTTGGACAGTAAAGAAATGGTAGCCTTTTTATCTTATTTTAAATGGATCAGCAAATTTGTGCCTAAAGATGGTAATTTTAAAGGAGCAAAAAATCTAGAAATCGAATTTCCAGATGTCGCTGCAAGTCCAGAAAGAGGAAAAGCATTATTTACTGAAAATTGTGCGCGCTGCCATGGAAATAATGGCGAAGGCGTATATAATGCTGATAAATCGGGTTACATCTACCCGCCTCTTTGGGGAGAATACGGTTATCAGCCGGGTTCAAGCATGCACAGAGTTATCAAACAAGCACAATGGTTAAAAAATAATATGCCTTACGATAAAGTACTTTTAGGAAAACCTTATCTCACAGACAAAGAAGCACTTGATATCGCTGCTTATGTAAATGATGACAAAATTCACACAAGACCAAATCCTAAAACATTCGATTATCCAAATAAACTCGGCAAACCTATCGATTATGCACACAGTCCTTTTGTAGATAATTTTTCTGAAGAACAGCATAAATACGGACCTTACAAACCGATAATTGCGTACTGGAAAAAGAATGGCTGGAAAGCTGTTTATTAA
- a CDS encoding glycoside hydrolase domain-containing protein, giving the protein MKLNLKNRPLLSRIMIMCFFILTIPMAAQIKYSDGNDSWNPNLLGNHRAVIAFSSSGNIAKTTIEWRRRDQNPELKKIIVQDASGKEIQNIKTENINRENGTIFFEPISGKGTYYVYYMPYVDEGTANYPKGIYQKPENKADTQWLSNIKANLKDNTAVTEIQSVNAFNSFYPMEVIATATETKALIAKNSGNSFLVFPEDRLHSIKMKTDLPQRWIQKGVQNTFSDTALKGEYLAFQLGIYALEDVKNVKITFSNLVSPSGTIDAKNISCINTDGIRYDGSIFTNTVSVSKGKIQAMWCGIEVPQTATAGTYKGKATVNADGKSKEIELQITVTNEVTKNGGIDSPEKMTRLNWLNSTLAQENTVIAPYTPLVVKDAAISLLGRKLILASNGFPAQIQTYFTPEMTSLGTKPNDILSAPIDFHFVDASGKEAQWKNSGVKFTKKEAGIVSWENTSTSKSVQMDVNASVEFDGFVHYTVKVTALEDVSFNDINFQMPMQPASAKYMMGLGQKGGDRPATFDWKWDVAHKNQDGAWIGAVNSGLQFSLRDEKYSRPLNTNFYLQKPLLLPTSWGNDNKGGITITPNQKSVVVNAYSGARTLKKGDVLYYNFNLLITPFHTINTDFQWDTKFYHKYSPIDSIAKTGATVINIHHANAINPYINYPFIEFKKMKTYIDEAHEKGLKVKIYNTVREVSNKAYETFALRSLGHEIYSPGKGGGFSWLQEHVGDDYIAAWFVPEIKDAAIVNSGMNRWHNYYVEGMNWLTQNVGIDGIYLDDVAFDRITMKRIKRVLTKDGHPGIIDLHSANQYNKSDGFNNSANLYMEHFPYINKLWFGEYFDYEKNQPDFFLTEVSGIPFGLMGEMLQDGGNPWRGMVFGMTNRLPWSDGADPRQIWKLWDSFGIKGSEMIGYWSENCPVKTNNDKVLATVYKKNGTALISIASWADADVNVKLNIDWKKLGINPSKATITAPEVLNFQPAKTFTAKDEITVPKGKGWLLIVK; this is encoded by the coding sequence ATGAAACTAAACCTAAAAAACAGACCTCTTTTAAGCAGAATAATGATAATGTGCTTTTTCATTCTCACTATTCCAATGGCGGCACAAATAAAATATTCTGACGGAAATGACAGCTGGAATCCTAATTTACTTGGCAATCACCGCGCTGTAATTGCATTTTCCAGTTCAGGAAATATTGCCAAAACAACTATTGAATGGCGAAGAAGAGATCAAAATCCAGAACTTAAAAAAATTATTGTTCAAGATGCATCAGGAAAAGAAATTCAAAATATAAAAACAGAAAATATCAATAGAGAAAACGGTACTATTTTCTTTGAACCTATTTCGGGAAAAGGAACATATTACGTTTATTATATGCCTTATGTAGACGAAGGAACGGCAAATTATCCGAAAGGAATTTATCAAAAACCTGAAAACAAAGCCGATACACAATGGCTTTCTAATATAAAAGCAAACTTAAAAGACAATACTGCTGTAACAGAGATTCAGAGCGTAAATGCTTTCAATAGTTTTTACCCAATGGAAGTAATTGCTACAGCTACAGAAACCAAAGCTCTTATTGCAAAAAACAGCGGAAATTCATTTTTAGTTTTTCCAGAAGACAGATTGCATTCAATCAAAATGAAAACAGATTTGCCGCAGCGCTGGATTCAGAAAGGTGTTCAAAATACTTTTTCAGATACCGCTTTAAAGGGCGAATATTTAGCATTTCAATTAGGCATTTATGCTCTTGAAGATGTAAAGAATGTAAAAATTACCTTTTCGAATTTAGTAAGTCCTTCTGGAACAATTGATGCAAAAAACATCAGCTGTATAAATACTGACGGAATTCGTTACGATGGATCTATTTTCACGAATACTGTTTCGGTTTCTAAAGGAAAAATTCAAGCAATGTGGTGCGGAATTGAAGTTCCACAAACTGCAACTGCTGGAACTTACAAAGGGAAAGCGACAGTGAATGCTGACGGAAAATCAAAAGAAATTGAACTTCAAATCACAGTAACAAATGAGGTTACTAAAAACGGCGGAATTGACAGTCCAGAAAAAATGACGCGTTTAAATTGGCTAAACTCAACTTTAGCTCAGGAAAATACGGTTATTGCACCTTACACTCCATTAGTTGTAAAAGATGCTGCAATCTCTTTATTAGGAAGAAAATTAATCCTAGCGTCAAACGGATTTCCAGCGCAAATTCAGACTTATTTCACGCCAGAAATGACTTCATTAGGAACAAAACCAAATGATATTTTAAGTGCTCCTATTGATTTTCATTTTGTGGATGCTTCAGGAAAAGAAGCACAATGGAAAAACAGCGGTGTAAAATTTACTAAAAAAGAAGCTGGAATCGTTTCTTGGGAAAATACCTCAACTTCAAAATCGGTTCAAATGGATGTTAACGCTTCTGTTGAATTTGACGGTTTTGTACATTATACAGTAAAAGTTACCGCTCTTGAAGATGTTTCTTTTAATGATATCAATTTCCAAATGCCTATGCAGCCAGCTTCTGCAAAATACATGATGGGATTAGGTCAAAAAGGCGGAGATCGTCCTGCAACTTTTGACTGGAAATGGGATGTTGCGCACAAAAATCAAGATGGTGCTTGGATTGGTGCTGTAAATTCTGGATTGCAATTTTCTCTTAGAGACGAAAAATACAGCCGTCCATTGAACACCAATTTCTATTTGCAAAAACCTTTATTATTGCCAACTTCTTGGGGTAATGACAACAAAGGAGGAATTACCATTACACCAAACCAAAAATCGGTTGTAGTAAATGCTTATAGTGGTGCTAGAACACTGAAAAAAGGCGATGTTTTATATTATAATTTCAACTTGTTGATTACGCCATTCCATACTATAAACACAGATTTTCAATGGGATACAAAGTTTTACCACAAATACAGCCCGATCGATTCTATTGCTAAAACTGGCGCAACCGTAATCAACATTCACCACGCAAACGCAATCAATCCATATATCAATTATCCTTTTATTGAATTTAAAAAGATGAAAACGTATATCGATGAAGCACATGAAAAAGGATTAAAAGTAAAAATCTATAATACCGTTAGAGAGGTTTCAAACAAAGCTTATGAGACTTTCGCTTTAAGAAGTTTAGGCCACGAAATCTATTCTCCAGGAAAAGGCGGCGGATTCTCTTGGCTGCAAGAACACGTTGGAGACGATTATATCGCTGCATGGTTTGTTCCTGAAATTAAAGATGCTGCAATTGTAAATAGCGGTATGAACCGTTGGCATAATTATTATGTTGAAGGAATGAATTGGCTGACTCAAAACGTTGGTATTGACGGAATTTATCTAGACGACGTTGCTTTTGACAGAATCACAATGAAACGTATCAAAAGAGTTTTGACTAAAGATGGTCATCCTGGAATTATCGATTTACACAGTGCGAATCAATATAACAAAAGCGACGGATTTAATAACAGTGCCAATTTATATATGGAACACTTTCCGTACATCAATAAGTTATGGTTTGGAGAATATTTTGATTATGAGAAAAATCAGCCGGACTTTTTCTTAACAGAAGTTAGCGGAATTCCGTTTGGATTAATGGGCGAAATGCTTCAAGATGGTGGAAATCCTTGGCGTGGAATGGTTTTCGGAATGACGAATAGATTACCGTGGAGCGATGGTGCTGACCCAAGACAAATCTGGAAATTATGGGATTCTTTCGGAATTAAAGGTTCTGAAATGATTGGTTACTGGAGCGAAAATTGTCCCGTAAAAACAAACAATGATAAAGTGCTGGCTACAGTTTACAAAAAGAACGGAACAGCATTGATTTCTATTGCAAGCTGGGCAGATGCTGATGTAAATGTAAAATTGAATATTGACTGGAAAAAACTAGGAATAAATCCGTCTAAAGCGACAATTACAGCTCCTGAAGTTCTTAATTTTCAGCCTGCAAAAACGTTTACAGCAAAAGATGAAATAACTGTTCCTAAGGGAAAAGGATGGTTGTTAATTGTTAAGTAA
- a CDS encoding RagB/SusD family nutrient uptake outer membrane protein, with translation MKKYTLLLLLLTAGVEISCNQDLDPTVYSSLTNTNGYQTKSDAVAAINSIYGRLKGPSVGDNFSYWATRHFALTDIATDLGHCQYGGDPGQLSLGTWSSTNGLLLEDWNAMYKLIANANNAIFNILPMTGITAAEKAQFIAEAKFLRCSAYMDLTDAWGPVILITEANLGNPGYLDQTPPSSVEEIDAFIIKELTEAADVLPVNYKSNDIYESNDVGRATKGAALTLLAKLYMRSHEWQKVVTLTQQVMDLNEYSLYPSYLGLFKESNKWCSENIFSSLSDANTNGTELLNHFGPIDHPVVQNRWQYYTVNWDFYNTFGDEDERKQCFFPEFMGTDGLLHKQAPSLGAQPPAGEFYMPDVSTRKYADDETTTYYDGHSVNILRYADVLLSRAEALNELSGPTSEAIGLINQVKARSHAKQLVLSDYNQNTLRDAILQERGWEFFYEGKRRQDLIRMNKYDVLVNAYHLRVGEAALIKMPQNKYYTYPQSQVNLNPKLSNADRQ, from the coding sequence ATGAAAAAATATACACTATTATTACTTTTACTTACCGCCGGAGTAGAGATTTCGTGCAACCAAGATCTAGATCCCACGGTATACAGCAGTTTGACTAATACCAATGGGTATCAGACAAAATCAGATGCAGTTGCGGCCATTAATTCAATTTACGGCAGATTAAAAGGGCCTTCTGTTGGAGATAACTTTTCATACTGGGCAACAAGACACTTCGCTTTAACAGATATTGCTACTGATTTAGGACACTGCCAATACGGAGGAGATCCCGGACAATTGTCTTTAGGAACTTGGAGTTCGACAAACGGTCTTCTTTTGGAAGATTGGAATGCGATGTATAAATTAATTGCCAATGCAAACAATGCTATCTTTAACATTCTGCCAATGACTGGAATTACTGCTGCAGAAAAAGCACAGTTTATTGCCGAAGCTAAATTTTTAAGATGTTCTGCTTACATGGATTTGACTGATGCTTGGGGACCAGTAATTTTAATTACCGAAGCCAATTTAGGAAATCCAGGTTACCTAGATCAAACTCCTCCATCGTCTGTAGAAGAAATTGATGCTTTCATTATTAAAGAACTAACAGAAGCTGCAGATGTACTGCCAGTAAATTATAAATCAAATGACATTTATGAAAGTAACGATGTTGGCCGCGCAACAAAAGGTGCAGCACTTACATTACTAGCTAAATTATACATGCGCAGCCATGAGTGGCAAAAAGTTGTTACATTGACACAGCAAGTAATGGATTTGAACGAATACAGTCTTTATCCTTCTTACTTAGGTTTGTTTAAAGAAAGTAACAAATGGTGCAGCGAAAACATCTTCTCTTCTTTGAGTGATGCAAATACAAACGGAACAGAATTATTAAATCACTTTGGACCAATCGATCATCCTGTTGTACAAAACAGATGGCAGTATTATACTGTAAACTGGGATTTCTACAACACTTTTGGTGACGAAGATGAGAGAAAACAATGCTTTTTCCCAGAATTTATGGGAACAGACGGTTTACTTCATAAACAAGCTCCTTCATTGGGTGCGCAGCCACCGGCTGGTGAGTTTTACATGCCAGACGTTTCTACAAGAAAATATGCCGATGACGAAACAACAACTTATTATGACGGTCATAGTGTAAACATTCTTCGTTATGCAGATGTATTATTGAGCAGAGCCGAAGCATTAAACGAACTCAGTGGACCAACAAGTGAAGCGATCGGATTAATTAATCAAGTTAAGGCAAGATCTCATGCAAAACAATTAGTTTTATCTGACTACAATCAAAACACTTTAAGAGACGCTATTTTACAGGAAAGAGGCTGGGAGTTTTTCTACGAAGGAAAACGTCGTCAGGATTTAATTAGAATGAACAAATATGATGTTTTGGTAAATGCATATCATCTTAGAGTTGGTGAAGCTGCTTTAATAAAAATGCCGCAAAACAAATATTATACATATCCACAGAGTCAAGTAAACCTTAATCCGAAATTAAGCAACGCTGATAGACAATAA
- a CDS encoding carbohydrate-binding family 9-like protein: MKEYQVILIDKNQINEVEILDSIFWKKANCLTDFSSPWKTETFSKIEFRALWDQQNFYFHFRVFDTDVYIDTKDDSVDSICNSDRVELFFRQNDAIDPYYCLEIDPSTRLLDFEARPNKKFDYEWKWPKEHIKLYSSNDETSFTVAGKISIASLKELDLIHNNSIETGVYRAKFSKDENQNYEPTWITWVNPNTPEPNFHIASSFGKFALMK, translated from the coding sequence GTGAAAGAATATCAAGTAATTTTAATAGATAAAAATCAAATAAATGAAGTCGAAATTTTAGATTCAATTTTCTGGAAAAAAGCAAATTGTCTTACCGATTTTTCGTCTCCTTGGAAAACGGAAACATTTTCAAAAATTGAATTTCGAGCCCTTTGGGATCAGCAAAATTTCTATTTTCATTTCAGGGTTTTTGATACAGATGTTTATATCGATACAAAAGACGATAGTGTTGATAGTATCTGCAATTCTGATCGCGTTGAGCTGTTTTTTCGTCAAAACGATGCTATAGATCCGTATTACTGTTTAGAAATTGATCCTTCAACAAGATTATTAGATTTTGAAGCACGCCCCAATAAAAAATTTGATTACGAATGGAAATGGCCTAAAGAACATATTAAATTATATTCTTCAAACGATGAAACATCATTTACCGTTGCTGGAAAAATCAGCATAGCATCTTTAAAAGAACTAGATTTAATTCATAATAATAGTATTGAAACAGGAGTATATAGAGCGAAATTCTCTAAAGACGAAAATCAAAATTATGAACCAACTTGGATTACATGGGTAAATCCAAATACGCCAGAACCTAATTTTCATATAGCTTCATCTTTTGGGAAATTTGCTTTAATGAAATAA
- a CDS encoding TonB-dependent receptor — MKLLTQKKPRDFRINNLSRKEIKLTILSLLVFTFQASAASSINTSDKNYTALFFEKIVKGKVTDKDGLPLPGANVVVKGSNKGVQTDVDGSFSITVADNVTKLVVTYIGMEDQEVTIGNAPLKIVMKEAGQKLDEVVIGYGKSKKKDLTGSVSSLSKDNLNLGGTIANVGQALQGRASGVQVQQNNYAPGTNPSVVIRGGNSINTSNAPLYVVDGFITSTGASISPNDIENIQILKDAASTAIYGARGGNGVIIITTKKGKSGKMMVEAEISDGFQNIIKEPSLLTGQQYADIQNAIAGENGRPPVFPSSFPIANTNWFEAATRPGEVLNRTLTFSGSDQTSKFFLSGNYLKQTGAIENTDYERYSVRMGAEKRFNERLNMGANFYGAAAEGNNSDFGDNILSPMFSIQTAPPTIPIYNADGSYYKYQGKDNALALLLEPTDHTINRLANGSMFLDYEIIKGLTYHFGSGAEWQENIQGKYTPSTLVAGAALKGSGSEENKTYFRWSTEQYLTYKFNIKEVHAITAMIGTSNQKDTYERVRAAGTGFSNDLLTYYNLQGAAVYLKPETEKTETKLTSYFGRLNYAFNDKYLATFTIRKDGSSRFGPNNKFGIFPSGAVAWKLSNESFMQNVKAISELKLRASYGITGNDGIGDYSYMNRLTSWGVTIAPDDFVAGTEPANLANPNLKWEETAQTDLGLDLGLFNDKLSITIDYYKKRTSDALLNVPVGGWWGFGTQRVNSGVIDNKGIELGISTENIRTTNFSWRTSLNVAYNKQEIVSLADNVKIISTNTSNPSGTVSGQEFTRLEPGKEMGVLYGYKYAGVIKTGETYAAQPLSVPGDPKYVDVDGDGTITAADRTYLGNSIPHYVAGFNNDFKYGNFDMNIFFQGAFDYSVYNMTAMVGESSTSTDALNRWVAGVNENTDIPRDGYYKSKYGSYVNSKFVEEASYLRLKNVSIGYSIPESVLKQVKFIDSIRLYAIGQNLLTITNYSGNDPEVNGHSTNNLGGGIDFNSFPASRTFILGIKVAIH; from the coding sequence ATGAAATTATTAACCCAAAAAAAACCAAGAGATTTTCGGATTAACAATTTATCCCGCAAAGAAATTAAACTAACAATTCTATCGTTACTCGTTTTTACATTTCAAGCTTCGGCAGCTTCTTCAATAAATACTTCAGATAAAAACTATACCGCATTATTTTTCGAAAAAATAGTAAAAGGTAAGGTTACAGACAAAGATGGTTTGCCTCTTCCTGGCGCTAATGTTGTGGTTAAAGGAAGCAATAAAGGTGTTCAAACAGATGTTGATGGAAGCTTTTCGATTACTGTAGCTGATAATGTTACTAAACTTGTGGTGACTTATATTGGTATGGAAGATCAAGAAGTAACTATTGGAAATGCACCGCTAAAAATTGTCATGAAAGAAGCTGGACAAAAATTAGATGAAGTAGTTATTGGATACGGAAAATCTAAGAAAAAAGACCTTACAGGTTCTGTGAGTTCTCTTAGCAAAGACAATTTGAATTTAGGCGGAACTATTGCCAATGTAGGACAGGCGTTACAAGGACGTGCTTCTGGGGTTCAAGTACAGCAAAATAATTATGCACCGGGAACCAATCCGTCTGTAGTAATTAGAGGAGGAAATTCTATAAATACTTCTAATGCGCCTTTGTACGTAGTGGACGGATTTATTACCAGCACTGGAGCTTCAATTAGTCCAAACGATATTGAAAATATTCAGATTTTAAAAGATGCCGCTTCTACAGCAATTTATGGTGCACGCGGTGGAAATGGGGTTATCATTATTACAACTAAAAAAGGAAAATCAGGAAAAATGATGGTGGAAGCCGAAATTTCAGATGGTTTTCAAAATATTATAAAAGAGCCTTCATTGTTAACTGGACAACAATATGCTGATATTCAAAATGCAATTGCGGGTGAAAACGGAAGACCTCCGGTTTTTCCATCAAGTTTTCCAATTGCGAATACCAATTGGTTTGAAGCAGCGACACGTCCAGGAGAAGTATTGAACAGAACGCTTACTTTTAGCGGAAGCGATCAAACTTCTAAATTCTTTCTTTCAGGAAACTATTTGAAACAAACGGGAGCTATTGAAAACACTGATTATGAAAGATACAGCGTTAGAATGGGTGCCGAAAAAAGATTTAATGAAAGATTAAATATGGGTGCTAATTTTTATGGTGCTGCAGCTGAAGGAAATAACAGCGATTTTGGAGATAATATCCTTTCTCCGATGTTCTCTATTCAAACTGCTCCTCCAACGATTCCGATCTACAATGCTGATGGCTCATATTATAAATATCAAGGAAAAGATAATGCATTGGCTCTTTTACTTGAACCAACAGACCACACAATCAATAGATTAGCAAACGGAAGTATGTTTTTAGATTATGAAATAATTAAAGGTCTTACTTACCACTTTGGTTCTGGTGCTGAATGGCAGGAAAACATTCAAGGAAAATATACTCCAAGTACATTAGTAGCTGGAGCTGCGTTAAAAGGTTCTGGATCTGAAGAAAATAAAACATATTTTAGATGGAGTACAGAACAATATTTAACGTACAAGTTTAATATCAAAGAAGTACATGCCATCACTGCAATGATTGGAACTTCGAACCAAAAAGATACTTATGAAAGAGTAAGAGCTGCAGGTACAGGATTTTCTAATGACTTATTAACGTATTACAATCTTCAAGGTGCAGCGGTTTATTTGAAACCTGAAACTGAAAAAACAGAGACAAAACTTACTTCTTATTTTGGAAGGTTAAATTATGCTTTTAATGACAAATATTTAGCAACTTTTACAATTAGAAAAGACGGTTCTTCTCGTTTTGGTCCAAATAACAAATTTGGTATTTTCCCTTCTGGAGCTGTTGCATGGAAGTTGTCTAACGAATCTTTTATGCAGAATGTAAAAGCTATTTCTGAACTTAAATTAAGAGCCAGCTATGGTATTACAGGAAACGACGGAATTGGCGATTACTCTTATATGAACCGATTGACTTCTTGGGGTGTAACTATTGCACCTGATGATTTTGTTGCTGGTACAGAACCTGCGAATTTGGCAAATCCGAACTTGAAATGGGAAGAAACAGCTCAAACCGATTTAGGTTTAGATTTAGGTTTATTTAATGATAAACTTTCGATCACAATTGATTACTACAAAAAAAGAACTTCTGATGCTCTTTTAAATGTTCCTGTTGGAGGATGGTGGGGATTTGGCACTCAAAGAGTTAATTCTGGAGTTATTGATAATAAAGGTATTGAGTTAGGAATTAGTACTGAAAATATCAGAACTACTAATTTTTCTTGGAGAACGTCATTAAATGTTGCTTACAATAAACAAGAAATTGTATCTCTTGCTGATAACGTAAAAATCATTAGTACAAACACTTCTAACCCAAGCGGAACTGTTTCTGGGCAAGAGTTTACAAGACTAGAGCCGGGAAAAGAAATGGGAGTTTTATACGGATACAAATATGCAGGCGTGATCAAAACGGGAGAAACATACGCAGCTCAGCCATTGTCTGTCCCTGGAGATCCGAAATATGTAGATGTTGACGGAGACGGTACTATTACTGCTGCCGACAGAACTTATTTAGGAAATTCTATTCCGCATTATGTTGCTGGTTTTAATAACGATTTTAAATATGGAAATTTTGATATGAATATCTTTTTCCAAGGTGCTTTTGATTATTCTGTATATAATATGACTGCAATGGTTGGTGAATCTTCTACAAGTACAGATGCATTAAATCGCTGGGTTGCGGGAGTAAATGAAAATACAGATATTCCAAGAGACGGCTACTACAAAAGCAAATATGGAAGTTATGTGAATTCGAAATTTGTTGAAGAGGCTTCTTACTTACGTTTAAAAAATGTTTCTATAGGATATTCAATTCCCGAAAGCGTACTAAAACAAGTAAAATTCATTGACAGCATCAGACTATATGCGATTGGACAAAACTTATTGACGATCACAAATTACTCTGGAAATGACCCTGAAGTAAACGGGCATTCAACAAACAATTTAGGCGGAGGAATCGATTTTAACTCGTTCCCAGCATCAAGAACTTTTATACTTGGAATTAAAGTCGCAATTCACTAG